In Nicotiana tabacum cultivar K326 chromosome 10, ASM71507v2, whole genome shotgun sequence, the DNA window ttgttagtttaataaattaaataattaattttataattggacagagtaattatctatgggttccaggctcgatatttgaggcccaatagcaccgagctatccttaattattatgtgtgtcaatttcaataagtttaaatttttgttagtttaataaattaaataattaatttttaattggacagagtaattagatatgggttccaggctcgatatttgaggcccagtatcACCAAACTATCCTTAATTCttttgtgtgtcaatttcaatatttttagaattttgttagtttataaattaaataattaatttttaattggacagGGTATACAACTATGAGTTCCACGCTCGATATTTAGTttgacaacatatattaatttgttagttctgtaagtttattttataaattaaataattaattttataaagtgtaattggatagagtttgtagttattacatacttaaactacaaaGACTCTACGCTAAaatgctctatattttactatgctaaaagactctatattttactacgctaaaaagctctatattttactacgctaaaaggccactattctttaagcaaataaataatttaaactaaataaaaacaacaaacatatgaacataacattcacgaaattacatataaaacagtaaaatataTTTGTGAATAATTTCATTAACAATAAAAAcaatttctcaagttttaactatttttttaatacaCTAATAATTTAATCCGGGTgaaaataacatacaaatttaatcgCAAACATAACATAAATCAACGTGGAAACACATTCAAGAAAACAAATATGCATATGCTCTACGAGTTTCTACATAAactaaatcgaaatacctcgatttatattttttgaaatatcggaaatttgaaattttgaccccgaaagaaggaatccaaGGCTTGGGTTGTATGCGGGACCTACGCTCTTCACTTTTTGTGTGACGGGTGGGGCCCAATTCGGGGGGACCAGCAGAATGGTGGGGGaggggtttttttttttaaaaaaatggaagATCTGTCGTGGGGAAGAAGGAGGGGTTATATTTTATTAAAGGAAAACacagtataatactacgttttccTTAAACGTAATACTATATAGCGTTTTcctataaaaaaattaattttttagtaaaatgcagtataatactgtATTTTACTTTAATGGCTAACtttccgttaaagtaaaacgcagtataaacGTATTTTAAGTACAAAAATACGTCATTTCAGTTTCGGActttttgaattattgttatgtcagttatccgcggaacacttattggtgggcccaaaaGTTagtgtaaaacgcagtataatattACGTTTAAGTAAAACATAGTATTATAATACGTTTTACACTAACAAACAAATGTCAGTCCTGCAGAACATATTTAGTGGGCCCAAATTGTTGTTTTAGGTaaaaatgtaacttttttttaagtGTATAAACGTATTTTATGCCCAAAAAGACATCATTTCAGTTTCGGACTCCGGGAATGACCTCCAAAtctaatgcacattgatgaatctACCTACTATTGCATTGATGGGGTCATCCTATGAAGACTCATAATGCATTAAATTGCACTAACCAAATTATTTTGAATTGTCTCCATCGCCATCACTATCACTGGGTGATTGAATACCACAATAATGCTTTGCCAATTACTCCAAAAGTCAGTCTATATGTATGGGGAGTAGCAGTGTCTGAAAGAAGTATTCAAGTACGAATGAGATGTAATTTATTGCAGCAGATATCTCCACAATAAACACAGCAAAATGATTTTTTAAACTCTAGATGAGACAGTTAATTGAATGAGTTACCTATGTTGACTAGAGACAACCTAATTCTTCTTCCAAAAAAGCTACTCTGAGCAAACAAAATTTGCTACGGAATGAGGAAGCAAACCCCACATAGTAAAAAGCATCTGAAATTGTAGTTTTCCTAGAGAAACATCCTAACTCATTTGCCAAGCATCTGGAATGAACAAATGCGCCTGTGCAGTTAATAACAAAGTGATATAACCATCGAAAGTAATGAACAGAGTTGGCCGCTGAATTATATGACTTTCCTGTGTACACGCGCTTACCTTAAGCCAGATGTTCTGGTGTTTGAAAGTGGTGTTCTTCAATCAGATTTTGAACCCTCTGAACAAAATCCCATGCATTACTAGATAGCAGAAGACACTCATGTTGATTTAGGGGAAGTTGTATTGTTTTTACCTTAACGGAACTCCCAACTTCTTCCAGCTTCTGTAATACAGCAAGGTCTCCCGAATGAGATATAGAATCAGGTCTGATGGATCTCGATGGGGACATCTGCCAATCACAAAAATGAGACCAAGAATTTGCTATTGGAAATGCAGAAAAGAGATCGAGAAACACAAAAGACTTGCTCTAGTCACAACATACCGAAGCAGCAGAGGAATAACCGATTCTCAAATTCGAAGTATCATCAACAGCTGAAGCTTGTCTAGAGAATGCTTCACTTCTAAGATTTGATAGTCGCATTAGAACAGCCTAGAAAacgaatcattggttcacaagTCAACATATATCTTAGATTCACGGCACAATTCTCAAACCTATAGCAAGCTCACTTAAGGAGGAATTATTAGTATCTCTCCAAGagaaaataatattaacaagaaGTTAATAACTAGAGGTAAAGCATACCTTCCTGAAATCAAGAGGATCTGCAATTCCTTGGATTTGGAGATCATCACTCGGGGACCTTCTCACACCAACATTTTCAATTCTTACAGAATATACCCCACACAGGGACTGTAAGTAACCTGGCAATTACATCAATTCAGAAGTCTCAAGTTTTGGTTGTACCAAGCCTAAAACTGAAAGATATCACAGAAGTGCATTTCTGCAAGTGTTTGTTATCTGTATTTGCAGACTTTTGATATGATAATCCACAAGAAGTTATCCAGAAAGAAATGCCTCCAAGCAGTAGAGcttttatgcacctgatgaagtACTGGTTGACCAAATAACAGAGAAAGATTATGGTGAAGCTTTAACCAAAAGATGAATTTCCTGTCCTTAATTTTTGTTGTCACTTTCCGTTCTTTCGAAAAGAAAGAAGCATTCCATTTGGTCTGTTACTTGTACTTTTGATCCTTAATTTTTTATCAGATCCATAGGAGATTAAGCAAAAGATCGATATTCAATACTAACCATTATTGAATGTCACGACTAGACGATTGTGGTAAGGGTTCTTTTTCCACTTCTTTTAAGTACCACATTGTAGGTCGAGTCAAAAAGCTCCAGCCAGTTATTAAAATTCTCTTGTATCCTCCCAGTCAAGTTTAAAAATTTGTCACAAGATTCACATCCAGGAGCATCTAGAAGGCCCACGTCGTATTAGCTACTATGACTTATTTTAGGAGAAAGTCAGGTGCATTTGGGTCACTTCATGTGGTAAGGATCAAAAAGGAACTTCAACGAATCCATGAAATGAGAACCTGAAATATTCTCCTTTTTCATGCATGGGTAACTTGAACACTCTTGGGCTAAGAAATATTAGTCATCAATAAAAGGTAAACACATCCAAGTTCATTTGGgaacatatataaataaataatatccaTCTAAAAATTTCTCTTGGGGGATGCCATCTCaactagaaaattcaaaaagacgTCAACTTGGCAATAGACCACATATACCAACAGCAGAATCAGCAGAGTAAGAAAGTCACTTTTACCTTGTTCAACAATAATGTCAGCAACTGATGGCAATAAAACATATTTCTCCTTCTTCAAATCCCCAAAACATGGAAATGGAACTGGTTTTGTCACCTATACCAGATGCAGAAAATCTTACTATATGCAATTCAAGTAAAAGTCACATTTGCATTCATGGTACATAATAGCATAATATCAAGCTAATTAATCAAACTGCCCAAGATCACAAAAACTGAAGATTGCAAGTTAGCACAAATGGATTAAATAAGGGTGTacaaaaaaattatcttttttatACATTAACATGCACACATCAATATGGTACACGGTCAAAGAAGCAAAACAAGTACTTTCtccatcccaatttatgtgagGTATTTCTTTTTAAGTATGTCCCAAAAAAATGACaactttctatatttagaaacaatATAACTTTAACCTTCCCAATTTACCCTCAATGATCACACAAATAAAAgggtttctttctttcttaagagcttgtttggatgatt includes these proteins:
- the LOC107824108 gene encoding uncharacterized protein LOC107824108 produces the protein MESKDRVGEIDRLERGLLVEHVSEEESEEEVVYTASFEEAEDYFVKYQTARWVLYSFLLILAWGIGLIMLLYLPLRRYILRKDIRSRKLYLTPNAIVYKVTKPVPFPCFGDLKKEKYVLLPSVADIIVEQGYLQSLCGVYSVRIENVGVRRSPSDDLQIQGIADPLDFRKAVLMRLSNLRSEAFSRQASAVDDTSNLRIGYSSAASMSPSRSIRPDSISHSGDLAVLQKLEEVGSSVKRVQNLIEEHHFQTPEHLA